A section of the Methanococcus vannielii SB genome encodes:
- a CDS encoding metal-dependent transcriptional regulator, protein MVSQNIEDYLETIFLFIKEKKRPVKTTELARLMNVQPAAVTSMAKKLSHDGLIHYEPYVGIYLDEDGEEIAKNTLRKHRIIEYFLTEFLNLDLDFAKDEACKIEHVVSDKTIEKLYEFIDKPEKCPHGENINLK, encoded by the coding sequence TTGGTATCTCAAAATATTGAAGATTATCTTGAAACTATTTTTTTATTCATAAAGGAGAAAAAAAGACCAGTTAAAACAACAGAACTTGCAAGACTAATGAATGTACAGCCTGCTGCGGTAACTAGCATGGCTAAAAAATTAAGTCATGATGGATTAATTCATTATGAGCCATACGTTGGAATATATCTTGATGAAGATGGCGAAGAAATTGCAAAAAACACGCTTAGAAAACACCGTATCATTGAATATTTTCTTACAGAATTTTTAAATCTGGATTTAGATTTCGCAAAAGATGAAGCTTGCAAAATAGAACACGTGGTTTCCGATAAAACTATTGAAAAATTGTATGAATTTATAGATAAGCCTGAAAAGTGTCCGCACGGCGAAAATATAAATTTAAAATAA
- a CDS encoding beta-propeller domain-containing protein: MNKGIMLVIGILLVASGAFLSLNQKEMSLNFDFNGDFELIPVGSEENFNMFLAKASSSSHYGRSYGVNDLAVTKSSMESRISLDGSVRYSETNVQVLGVDEADIVKTNGKLIFYSTQTPIWISSNWQTNTYLIDALPGETSKIIGNISKGGNLYLMDDTLLIIDYDKITSYNISNPNSPELKWSRELDGSYVDSRLIDGNLYLIVQEYSFNGPIIWNNIRLDYKDVYIPRIPSIMRPNFESTYIISSINAENGSIKDTVALVGSYSTTVYVSGENIYFAYSLNYDENKLMLRFISENGNRYFPKDITNKLNRIESNEDFGDEAKYVQITEILEKYLKTISSEERNNLMNKIEADYESFLKENLEDLEGTGIAKIELDTFKVTSGKVPGTLLNSFSMDEYNGNLRVATTIGNSWRFRDFQTNNIYVLDKDMKITGKLTGLEEGERIYSARFMGDTAYLVTFREIDPFFVIDLKDPKNPKVLGELKIPGYSTYLHPIGNNKIIGIGKDEQNRLKVSLFDVKDVSSPKEISKYSLNEYWSEALYNHHAFLWDSEKEVLVLPAGNHAFVLEVTENGIKMLKDEVHKDYGVLRAIYINDYLYTFSNYEIHVIDQKTWKTVNTINLPKYDYPYYPRPYEPIYQESVIDSEVVEKKVKLGENITITLEENPSTGYSWSYEVEDWSNINILTDTYVQNDNKEIVGSGGIHTWTFETLEKGIVTIKFDYYRPFEGIDSSISKKTYVINIE, translated from the coding sequence ATGAATAAGGGTATCATGTTAGTTATCGGCATACTGCTGGTAGCGTCAGGTGCTTTTCTAAGCCTCAATCAAAAGGAAATGAGTTTAAACTTCGATTTTAATGGAGATTTTGAACTGATTCCAGTAGGCTCAGAAGAAAATTTTAACATGTTTTTAGCAAAGGCTTCAAGCTCAAGTCATTACGGCAGAAGTTACGGAGTTAATGATTTAGCAGTAACCAAATCATCTATGGAAAGTAGAATATCTTTAGATGGTAGCGTTAGATATTCTGAAACAAATGTTCAAGTACTGGGCGTTGATGAAGCAGATATTGTAAAAACCAATGGAAAACTTATATTTTATTCAACACAAACCCCAATATGGATAAGTTCCAACTGGCAAACAAATACCTATTTAATCGATGCGTTACCGGGAGAAACTTCAAAAATCATTGGAAATATTTCAAAAGGGGGAAACCTATACCTTATGGACGATACCCTTTTAATAATCGATTACGACAAGATAACTAGCTATAATATTTCTAACCCTAACTCACCAGAATTAAAGTGGTCAAGAGAGTTAGACGGATCATATGTTGATTCAAGATTAATTGACGGAAATTTATATTTAATAGTTCAAGAATACAGTTTTAATGGGCCAATTATATGGAACAATATTAGGCTTGACTATAAAGACGTCTATATTCCAAGGATTCCAAGTATAATGCGACCAAATTTTGAATCAACATATATAATATCTTCAATAAATGCTGAAAATGGAAGCATTAAAGATACTGTTGCACTAGTTGGTTCATATAGTACTACAGTCTACGTTTCAGGGGAAAACATATACTTTGCATATTCCCTAAACTACGATGAAAATAAATTAATGCTTCGATTTATCTCAGAAAATGGAAATAGATATTTCCCAAAGGACATTACAAATAAGTTAAATAGAATAGAAAGTAACGAAGACTTTGGGGATGAAGCAAAATACGTCCAAATAACGGAAATACTTGAAAAATACTTAAAGACAATTTCTTCTGAAGAAAGAAATAATCTAATGAATAAAATTGAAGCTGATTATGAGTCATTCTTAAAAGAAAATTTAGAAGACCTTGAAGGTACGGGAATTGCAAAAATAGAACTTGATACATTTAAAGTAACAAGTGGAAAAGTGCCTGGGACTCTTTTAAACAGCTTTTCAATGGACGAATACAATGGAAATTTAAGGGTTGCAACAACAATTGGAAACAGCTGGAGATTTAGAGATTTTCAAACAAATAACATATATGTATTAGACAAAGACATGAAAATTACTGGAAAATTAACTGGTCTTGAAGAAGGGGAACGAATATACAGTGCAAGATTCATGGGGGATACTGCATATCTTGTAACATTCCGTGAAATAGACCCATTCTTTGTTATTGATTTAAAAGACCCTAAAAATCCGAAAGTCCTAGGGGAACTAAAAATTCCAGGATATTCAACGTACTTACACCCAATTGGAAATAATAAAATAATAGGTATTGGAAAAGACGAACAAAATAGACTAAAAGTTTCATTATTTGACGTTAAAGATGTTAGTAGTCCAAAAGAAATTTCAAAGTATTCTTTAAACGAGTACTGGTCAGAAGCATTATATAATCATCATGCATTCCTTTGGGATTCTGAAAAAGAGGTACTTGTACTGCCCGCTGGAAACCATGCATTTGTCTTAGAAGTTACTGAAAATGGAATTAAAATGCTAAAAGATGAAGTACATAAGGATTACGGTGTTTTAAGGGCGATATACATAAATGATTACCTTTACACGTTTTCAAATTATGAAATACATGTAATTGACCAAAAAACTTGGAAAACTGTAAATACGATTAATTTACCAAAATACGATTATCCATACTACCCTAGACCTTATGAACCCATTTATCAAGAGTCAGTAATAGATAGCGAAGTAGTTGAAAAAAAAGTTAAATTAGGGGAAAATATAACGATAACTCTTGAAGAAAATCCTTCAACAGGATATTCTTGGAGTTATGAGGTAGAAGATTGGAGTAATATAAATATATTAACGGATACATACGTTCAAAACGATAATAAAGAAATAGTAGGAAGTGGTGGAATCCATACGTGGACTTTTGAAACTCTTGAAAAGGGTATTGTTACAATTAAATTTGACTATTATCGCCCTTTTGAAGGAATTGACTCATCAATATCTAAAAAAACATATGTAATAAATATAGAATAA
- a CDS encoding winged helix-turn-helix domain-containing protein, producing MKSLELNKKFLKALSSRSRISILKTLGGKNHTVTELSKTLNLSKSTVHEHLSILVDGELVIKNEDGRKWVYYGLTDKGKYLVHKDIEKMIVMFPLSVLVFLSGIYSIMFLEFKKIESYRGVLKTTSLDTAVFESASTYRSIDSIYLNSYHDLNLVIGTGLILLSLLIMYHLILNVKVKKI from the coding sequence ATGAAAAGTTTAGAGCTGAATAAAAAATTTTTAAAAGCATTATCCTCACGTTCAAGGATATCCATCTTAAAAACGCTAGGCGGTAAAAACCATACTGTAACAGAACTATCTAAGACATTAAATTTATCCAAATCAACAGTTCATGAACATTTATCAATACTTGTAGACGGGGAACTCGTAATAAAAAATGAAGACGGTAGAAAATGGGTATACTACGGATTAACAGATAAAGGAAAGTATTTAGTCCATAAAGACATTGAAAAAATGATAGTGATGTTCCCATTGTCCGTATTAGTATTTTTAAGTGGAATATACAGTATAATGTTTCTTGAATTCAAGAAAATTGAAAGTTACAGGGGAGTTTTAAAAACTACATCGTTAGATACGGCAGTTTTTGAAAGTGCTTCCACATATAGATCAATTGATAGCATTTATTTAAATAGCTATCATGATTTAAATTTAGTAATTGGAACAGGACTTATATTGCTAAGCCTTCTTATTATGTACCACTTGATTTTAAACGTTAAAGTAAAGAAAATTTAA
- a CDS encoding COG1361 S-layer family protein has protein sequence MKMLVKSGLLLLLITIITNSFALAIDNPQYAIDNAKLGDTNPQIIHPGDYVNIWIKITNDDYDKQLKDIRVEINPHYPFELKQVNPKIGTAEISHLNEGESDIVYFKLYVKEDAQSNDYRIDVKVIATEYESKGDLKEKTKEITKVFYLPIYGIAKFEIDLNSNNPINPSESENLDIIFKNQGTGTAKYLTVNLKGSDSLGVVGPTTFYLESLRAKTQKSINVDAYVIPNTPDGIYSLNAEISWIGEDGLEYNSDIPINLKVKTTVFDTQPFMYLDGIKRISGGQEVTVAIANRGTSKLRHSVLEIDGVTELNDNYIRYLGDLDEDDSDSGIYELYVFGDSKVNLTAKLTYFDDYRNEYVIIQNFELDPKNSQFVSEGPNYMIFGLFALVLVVVYLIYKRWKKKNRNLDEDE, from the coding sequence ATGAAAATGTTAGTTAAGTCAGGGCTACTATTGCTACTAATTACAATAATTACAAATTCTTTTGCACTGGCTATCGATAATCCGCAGTATGCAATAGACAATGCAAAACTTGGGGATACAAATCCGCAGATAATACATCCTGGAGATTATGTAAATATCTGGATAAAAATTACTAATGATGATTATGATAAACAATTAAAAGACATCCGGGTAGAAATAAATCCGCATTATCCATTTGAATTAAAGCAGGTAAATCCAAAAATAGGTACTGCTGAAATTTCCCACCTTAATGAAGGTGAATCAGATATAGTATACTTTAAACTTTATGTAAAAGAAGATGCACAATCTAACGATTACAGAATAGATGTTAAAGTAATCGCAACTGAATATGAATCAAAGGGGGATTTAAAAGAAAAAACAAAGGAAATAACCAAAGTGTTTTATCTTCCAATATATGGAATTGCAAAGTTCGAAATTGATTTAAATAGCAATAATCCAATAAATCCATCGGAATCAGAAAATTTAGACATAATTTTTAAAAATCAAGGTACGGGTACTGCAAAATATCTAACTGTAAATTTAAAAGGTTCAGATAGTCTTGGAGTAGTTGGGCCTACAACGTTTTACCTTGAATCTTTAAGGGCAAAAACTCAAAAGTCAATAAATGTTGATGCATACGTAATTCCAAATACTCCCGATGGAATATATTCCTTAAATGCGGAAATTTCATGGATTGGAGAAGACGGTTTAGAGTATAATTCAGATATTCCAATAAATTTAAAAGTAAAGACTACTGTATTTGATACTCAACCATTCATGTATTTAGATGGCATAAAAAGAATTTCAGGAGGTCAAGAAGTTACTGTTGCAATAGCAAATCGTGGAACCTCGAAATTAAGACATTCTGTTTTAGAAATAGACGGAGTAACTGAATTAAACGATAATTACATAAGATATCTTGGAGATTTAGATGAAGACGATTCTGACTCTGGAATTTATGAATTATATGTATTTGGAGATTCGAAGGTAAATTTGACTGCAAAACTAACATATTTTGATGATTATAGGAATGAGTATGTAATTATACAAAATTTTGAATTGGATCCAAAAAACAGTCAATTCGTATCAGAAGGGCCAAACTACATGATATTTGGATTATTTGCGTTAGTTTTGGTTGTTGTATACCTAATATATAAAAGGTGGAAAAAGAAAAATAGGAACCTTGATGAAGACGAATAA
- the rbr gene encoding rubrerythrin, whose translation MKKTLENLAKAFIGESQARNRYTIYAKIAQKEGYEKISEVFTITAEQEREHAKWLFRLITQLKKNENYEADLIIDGAEVPTVLGNTLENLKSAASGENHEYTEMYPEFADIAEKEGFLDISKRLKAIAAAEKHHEERYLKLIEQLEKGTMFKKHEEIFWGCRKCGYRAVGTDAPVECPSCGHPTAYFEKQCEEY comes from the coding sequence TTGAAAAAAACTCTAGAAAATTTAGCAAAGGCATTTATTGGGGAGAGTCAAGCAAGAAATAGATATACAATATATGCAAAAATTGCACAAAAGGAAGGGTATGAAAAAATATCCGAAGTATTTACAATAACTGCAGAACAAGAAAGGGAACATGCAAAGTGGCTTTTTAGACTAATTACTCAATTAAAAAAGAATGAAAATTATGAAGCTGACTTAATAATTGATGGTGCAGAGGTTCCAACAGTACTTGGAAACACACTTGAAAATTTAAAATCCGCAGCTAGTGGTGAAAATCACGAATACACTGAAATGTACCCGGAATTTGCAGATATAGCTGAAAAAGAAGGATTTTTAGATATTTCAAAAAGGTTAAAAGCAATTGCTGCTGCTGAAAAACACCATGAAGAGAGATATTTAAAATTAATAGAGCAGTTGGAAAAAGGAACAATGTTTAAAAAACATGAAGAAATTTTTTGGGGATGTAGAAAGTGTGGATATAGGGCAGTTGGTACTGATGCACCTGTAGAATGTCCATCATGCGGGCACCCAACAGCATACTTTGAAAAACAATGTGAAGAATACTAA
- a CDS encoding ABC transporter ATP-binding protein — protein MALIETKKIIKIYGTGEAKSTVLKGINLKIEEGEFVMIMGPSGCGKSTFMNILGLLDVPTKGDIFIKDKKTTKMNESERAVYRRKISGFIFQQFHLINTLTALGNVELPMVLDGKNELKRRKRAKELLKMVDLTEREDYRPSQLSGGQQQRVAIARSLSNNPKILFADEPTGNLDSKSGKQVMEILKKLHKDGMTIIMVTHDEYMIKYATKIIRMKDGEILRIEKIENGEVVGTEEFKNENTQKLVQKW, from the coding sequence ATGGCCTTAATTGAAACTAAAAAAATAATAAAAATTTACGGAACCGGTGAGGCCAAATCTACCGTTTTAAAAGGTATAAATTTAAAAATAGAAGAAGGAGAATTTGTAATGATAATGGGGCCGAGTGGTTGCGGTAAATCCACATTCATGAACATATTGGGCCTTTTAGACGTTCCAACAAAAGGAGATATTTTTATTAAAGACAAAAAAACTACGAAGATGAATGAAAGTGAAAGAGCAGTTTACCGTAGAAAAATTAGTGGTTTTATATTCCAGCAATTTCACCTGATAAATACGCTGACAGCACTTGGTAATGTGGAATTACCGATGGTTCTTGATGGTAAAAATGAATTAAAACGTAGAAAAAGGGCTAAAGAGCTATTAAAAATGGTAGATTTAACTGAAAGAGAAGATTATAGGCCCTCTCAACTTTCAGGCGGACAGCAACAAAGAGTCGCAATTGCAAGGTCACTATCAAATAACCCAAAAATTCTCTTTGCAGACGAACCTACTGGAAATCTTGATAGTAAAAGCGGAAAACAGGTCATGGAAATATTAAAAAAACTCCATAAAGATGGAATGACAATAATAATGGTTACACATGACGAATACATGATAAAATACGCTACAAAAATCATTAGAATGAAAGACGGGGAAATTTTAAGGATTGAAAAAATTGAAAATGGGGAAGTGGTGGGTACCGAAGAATTTAAAAACGAAAATACCCAAAAATTGGTGCAAAAATGGTAA
- a CDS encoding FeoA family protein → MESILQKNPGSYMVLKVEGSCRKFYELGIIPGSKITIISKNNQGPILIRVGNSKIAIGRGMARSIFVE, encoded by the coding sequence ATGGAGAGCATTTTACAAAAAAACCCAGGGTCTTACATGGTTTTAAAGGTTGAAGGAAGCTGTAGAAAGTTTTACGAGCTTGGAATTATCCCCGGTTCTAAAATAACGATAATATCAAAAAATAATCAAGGCCCAATTCTTATCCGGGTTGGAAATTCCAAAATTGCTATCGGTAGAGGAATGGCGAGATCCATATTTGTAGAATAA
- the gdhA gene encoding NADP-specific glutamate dehydrogenase — translation MTYIQEILETVKRKNPGELEFHQAVQEVLESLEPVIEKHPEYKKAKILERIVEPERAITFRVAWMDDKGEVQVNRGYRVQFNSAIGPYKGGLRFHPSVNFGVLKFLAFEQIFKNSLTTLPIGGGKGGSDFDPKGKSDAEIMRFCQSFMTELSKYIGPDTDVPAGDIGVGAREIGYLFGQYKRLKNEYTGVLTGKGLKWGGSLIRPEATGYGCVYFAQEMLATRYETFEGKICVVSGSGNVAQYTVEKLNELGAKVVTLSDSNGYIYDPEGIGPEKLEFVKELKNVRRGRISEYAEKYGVGYFEGQKPWNVKCDCAFPSATQNELGSEDAQALVNNGCMLVSEGANMPTVPEGVDIFLNAKILYGPGKAANAGGVATSALEMSQNSMRLSWTREEVDEKLKQIMKSIHKSAYEASKEYGHPGNYVLGANIAGFKKVADAMIEQGLI, via the coding sequence ATGACATATATTCAAGAAATTTTGGAAACCGTAAAACGGAAAAATCCTGGAGAGTTGGAGTTCCACCAAGCAGTACAGGAAGTACTTGAATCGCTAGAGCCCGTAATTGAAAAACACCCCGAATATAAAAAGGCAAAAATATTGGAAAGAATAGTTGAGCCTGAAAGGGCAATTACATTTAGGGTTGCATGGATGGATGATAAAGGGGAAGTTCAGGTAAACCGAGGTTACAGGGTTCAATTTAACAGTGCAATTGGCCCTTATAAAGGAGGTTTAAGATTCCACCCTTCCGTTAACTTCGGAGTTTTGAAGTTCTTGGCATTTGAACAGATATTTAAAAATTCACTTACTACTCTACCGATTGGCGGTGGAAAAGGCGGTTCTGACTTTGACCCTAAGGGAAAGTCAGATGCTGAAATTATGAGGTTTTGCCAATCATTCATGACTGAATTGTCTAAATATATCGGGCCAGATACGGATGTACCTGCAGGAGATATTGGAGTGGGTGCAAGAGAAATTGGCTATTTATTTGGCCAGTACAAAAGACTTAAAAATGAATATACTGGAGTTTTAACTGGAAAAGGACTTAAATGGGGCGGCTCATTAATAAGGCCAGAAGCTACTGGTTACGGGTGCGTTTATTTTGCACAAGAAATGCTTGCAACAAGGTATGAAACATTTGAAGGAAAAATTTGTGTAGTTTCAGGTTCAGGAAACGTTGCACAGTATACCGTTGAAAAATTAAATGAACTAGGTGCTAAAGTAGTTACTTTATCTGATTCAAACGGTTATATCTACGACCCTGAAGGGATAGGGCCTGAAAAATTAGAATTTGTCAAAGAATTGAAAAACGTTAGAAGAGGAAGAATATCAGAATATGCTGAAAAATACGGTGTAGGGTACTTTGAAGGTCAGAAACCTTGGAATGTAAAATGTGATTGTGCATTCCCATCCGCTACCCAAAATGAACTAGGTTCTGAAGACGCACAAGCATTAGTCAATAATGGTTGCATGCTTGTATCTGAAGGGGCAAACATGCCTACCGTTCCAGAGGGCGTTGACATATTCTTAAACGCAAAAATACTATATGGGCCAGGAAAAGCTGCAAATGCGGGGGGAGTTGCAACTTCCGCATTGGAAATGTCGCAAAATTCAATGAGGCTTTCATGGACAAGAGAAGAAGTTGACGAAAAATTAAAGCAAATAATGAAATCAATACACAAATCAGCTTATGAAGCATCTAAAGAATACGGGCACCCTGGAAACTATGTTTTAGGTGCAAATATTGCAGGATTTAAAAAAGTAGCAGATGCAATGATTGAACAAGGGCTAATTTAA
- a CDS encoding ABC transporter permease, which translates to MNLKDIISFAGKNITQKKTQSLLTIVGIVIGILAIVSLISLGYGVQNYITEEISTAGANVITILPSKDFGSMSSAKNFNERDLKAVEKVRGIESVLYGWSGASIVKYRDQESYSYVFATKPSTYQEFYTGAYGYGLESGRWMNDNDKYSCVIGYSLSKTAFNREIRIGDRIEIGDRKYKVVGILAQVGNPNDDNAVVIPYEAGEELFEVNKEYNFMAALVRPNTDVIKISEDIKKEIEKSRGDENFSVLTSEQLAESINSIFSVLTLFLVGVAGISLLVGAVGISNTMHMSILERRKDIGILKALGAENNTILSIFVIEAGFLGLFGGIIGTVFGILIAKAIEYFAKIAGYGLIRAWISPELIFGVLIFSFVVGILSGYFPARSGAKLNPVDTLRGE; encoded by the coding sequence ATGAATCTAAAAGATATTATTTCGTTTGCAGGTAAAAATATAACCCAAAAAAAGACACAAAGTCTTTTAACAATAGTTGGAATTGTTATCGGGATTTTAGCAATTGTAAGTTTAATATCTCTTGGTTACGGCGTTCAAAATTATATTACTGAAGAAATTTCAACTGCCGGTGCAAATGTAATCACGATTCTTCCTTCAAAAGACTTTGGTAGTATGTCATCAGCCAAAAACTTTAATGAAAGGGATTTAAAGGCCGTAGAAAAAGTAAGGGGTATTGAAAGTGTATTATATGGTTGGTCAGGAGCTTCAATTGTTAAATATCGAGATCAAGAGTCATATTCTTACGTGTTTGCTACAAAACCTTCAACATATCAAGAATTTTATACTGGTGCGTATGGTTACGGTCTTGAAAGCGGTAGGTGGATGAATGATAATGATAAATATTCCTGTGTAATAGGTTACAGCCTTTCAAAAACCGCTTTTAATCGAGAAATCAGAATTGGGGATCGAATTGAAATAGGCGATAGAAAATATAAAGTGGTCGGAATTTTAGCACAAGTTGGTAACCCTAACGACGATAATGCAGTAGTAATCCCTTATGAAGCTGGAGAAGAACTTTTTGAAGTAAATAAAGAATATAATTTTATGGCTGCACTTGTAAGGCCAAATACTGATGTAATAAAAATTTCAGAAGATATTAAAAAAGAAATTGAAAAGTCACGAGGAGATGAAAACTTTTCAGTTTTAACTTCAGAACAGCTTGCAGAATCAATTAACAGTATATTCTCAGTTTTAACACTATTTTTAGTAGGCGTTGCTGGAATTTCATTATTAGTTGGTGCAGTTGGAATATCAAATACCATGCATATGAGTATTTTAGAACGAAGAAAAGATATTGGAATTTTAAAAGCTCTTGGTGCTGAAAATAATACAATTCTTTCAATATTTGTTATAGAAGCTGGATTTTTAGGATTATTTGGTGGAATTATAGGAACGGTTTTTGGAATTTTAATTGCAAAAGCAATAGAATATTTTGCAAAGATTGCAGGATATGGGCTTATTAGAGCATGGATTTCTCCAGAATTAATATTTGGTGTATTAATATTCTCATTTGTTGTAGGAATATTAAGTGGATACTTCCCTGCAAGAAGTGGAGCTAAATTAAATCCAGTTGATACTTTAAGGGGTGAATAA
- a CDS encoding GbsR/MarR family transcriptional regulator, protein MVKRYLKEEDAFIEQFGNFFESNGSVPRIAGRILAYLLICDPPYQNSKQLVERLNISKSSVSNMITLLTRAKLVKQMNFPGQRERYYYIEEKCFETLLLTQFDTVSNLRIILKEGKALLENKTPELSNRIGEMDKMYEFLEIEMPELLKKYQNFCKKHE, encoded by the coding sequence ATGGTAAAAAGATATTTGAAAGAAGAAGATGCATTTATCGAGCAGTTTGGGAACTTTTTTGAATCAAATGGTTCAGTTCCACGGATTGCAGGTCGAATTCTTGCGTATCTTTTAATATGTGACCCCCCGTACCAAAACTCAAAGCAGTTAGTTGAAAGGCTCAATATATCTAAAAGTTCCGTGAGTAACATGATTACTCTCCTTACACGAGCCAAACTTGTAAAGCAGATGAATTTTCCAGGGCAAAGGGAGCGTTATTACTATATCGAGGAAAAATGTTTTGAAACTCTATTATTAACGCAGTTTGATACAGTTTCCAATTTACGTATAATTTTAAAGGAAGGTAAGGCGTTACTTGAAAACAAAACTCCGGAATTGTCAAATAGAATTGGTGAAATGGATAAAATGTACGAATTTTTAGAAATTGAAATGCCGGAACTACTTAAAAAATACCAAAATTTCTGTAAAAAGCATGAATAA